Genomic DNA from Phaeobacter porticola:
ACATAGGCTGCGGTCTTGTAGGACAGAGTTGCCGTTCCGTCGGAATTTTCGGTGACATAGAGCCGTATTGGCGCCTCGATCATGGCGGCAGTGGAGAGATTCAGGATCTGTACCGCGAAATCATTGTTGAAGACCCCAATCACGCGATTGCCAGGGATAGTGACACCGCGCGCAGCGGCAGCCTTGGTCGGACCGGCCTGGGTCACCACGAACAACCCTTTATCTCTGGTCGCAGCTATGACGTCGCGGACCA
This window encodes:
- a CDS encoding DUF302 domain-containing protein — translated: MLNSLLLMFMVLAIALPHGAAAESVSERTGWAVHNSDKTYDQLVRDVIAATRDKGLFVVTQAGPTKAAAARGVTIPGNRVIGVFNNDFAVQILNLSTAAMIEAPIRLYVTENSDGTATLSYKTAAYVFAPYQDEGGGALIVIAAKLDQRLDEIAQKAIQSAP